A stretch of DNA from Halobacillus litoralis:
GAAGATTTCGGAGATTTAGCTGCTGAATATTCTTCTGATGGTTCTGCTCAGCAAGGCGGGAAGCTTGGTTGGTTCGGACTAGGAGAAATGGTTGCTGAATTTGAAGATAAAGCCTACGAATTAGAGCTAGGTGAAGTAAGTGAACCTGTACAGTCTCAATTCGGCTATCACATCATCAAGGTGACGGACAAGCGTGATAAAGAAGATATCAAGCCTTATGAAGAAATGAAGGAAGAAATCAAGCGTACATTAACGAGTCAAAAAGTCGATCAAGCTGAGCTTCAGAAGAAGATGGATGAGCTTATGCAGGACTCTGACATTGATGTAAAACTTGATGAGTTTGAAGGGCTCTTCGATAAAGAGGAAGCTCCAGTAGAAGAAGGTACAAATCCAGAGGGAAATAACTCTGAAGACAGTACTTCTGACGAAAATACAGAAGAATAATAAAGATCAAAAGCCAGGTGAATGATTCACCTGGCTTTTAATCTGACATCATGGCACTTTTTCCCCGCCGTTCTTTCTCTTTCTCAATCCTCTTTAAATACACTTGCCCTTCCCGTTCGATATACTCTTGCTCGAGGTTGTGCTCCGCTCTCATGGCGCGGATGGCCATATACCCGCTTATGAATATAAAGACAATACACAGAAACACCCAAATCGGAAGACCGAATAACATGAATTCATCCTCCCTGCTCCTTTTGTCTCTAGTCTATGAGCGATTGCGGGCAAATATGATACAAGCTCCCCTTCCGTTCACTGCAAAAGAGTACAAAAAAACCGATACAGACAGCAACGTACTGCCTCCATCGGTTTTTTTACTTTTTATCTTTTTGATCAATTTTCGGTACGTATTGGAAGATCTCTCCTGATTCTACCACATGTATGAATCTCATGAGCCAGCGATAGTAATTTTGAGCATATTCCAGTCGATCAATATCCTCAGTTATTTTCGCTTGAAGTTCTTCGTCCGTGGTCTTCTCTTGCAGCTCTTGAAGCTCCTGGATGGCTTCATCCGCTTCTTCAATATTCGTCTCTGTATGATGTCTCCAACGGCTCCCAAACAAGGAAGTGAATGATTTATACCAGTCTTCTTCTGACTTGTAAAGGTCTTTACGTACTCCTTTTTTAAAGGAAGGTTCGACCATCTTCATATCTGATAAAGCACGGACGCCTGTTGACATACTTGTCTTACTCATCTCCAAAGCTTCCCGCATGTCATCCAATGTCATGGGTTCCTGCGAAAAGTACAGCACTCCATACAAGCGACCAATGGACGGGGTTACACCATAAAGGCTCATATTCTTAGCTATGACTTGGATAAATTGTTCAATCGTTTCTTCGTATTTGTTCCAATCTGTATTATTCATTTCTGGCAATGGAAACCCTCCATTTGCTTATTCCTCAGTAATCTTAAAACATTTTATCATTAATGTCCTTACATTGCGACCATATTATTGATTTTCACTCAATCGCAGGACGTGAGGAGATTGAAACACTTCTTCCAAATCTTCTCGCCAAGTAAAAAGGATGACTTGGTGCTTTTTAGATAACTGCTCGAAAAGTTCGATCATCAGGTGTAATCTCTTTTGGTCAAAATGAACAAAGGCATCATCAACGAGAAACGGCAGGGATAAATCATCCGCCATTGTTTCCCCCAGAGCCATGCGGAAAGAAATATACAATTGATCTTTTGTGCCTCGTGAAAGTTCCATTGGATAATAAGTGAACCCTTGCTTACTAATGACCTTAATGCGATCATCATCGGGGGAAATTTTCACATCCGTATAATTTCCGTCCGTCAGTCTATAAAAATAGTCTGTAGCTTTCCTTAAGATGCGTGGCAAATATTTTTCTTTATACGCATGCTTCGTTTTCTCCAAAGCCTTCCATGCCAGTTGATAAGCCGCCCATTCTTCTGATTGTTTTTGAAGTTCAGCTTTTTCTCTGTGAAGTTTGTGGGTAATGCTTGAGCGTTCGTCGGAATGCTCAAGCTGCTGAATGGCACTCTGGTTATCTGCCATGGCTTGCTGATTCTTTTTTTGTTCATCTTCGACCTTTTTCTTTTCGCTTTTAAGTCGCTCGAGACGGGCAGAAAGAACACGTTCTTCAGGCACTTCTGTCCACACATGATAATCTTTCTGCTCACTTTCTGACAGCATACGCTGCAGCTGACGTTCTAAATCTTGGAGCTGATTTTGTTGCTCCTCATGTTTTTTATTCTGTTTGGCTTTGGTGTAATAGTCATCTTCCTTTTCAACACCGGCTTCTTTAAACAGATCTTGTTGCTGCTCCATATAAGTAGATTGCTTTACTTTGTTTTCTTTCGCACGTTTATACAAGGATTCCAATTGCTGTTCTGCATGGGTAATTTTCTGCCTTCTTTGACTTTGGTCTTGGACCCATTCTTTCAAACGATGCCACTGCTGCTCCATATTCTCTTCGTAGAATTCCCACTTTTTCATCTTGTAAAACGCTTCCAGATTTTTTTGGATATCATTCATTATGGAAAGTTGCTCTTCTTTGTCGCGAAGCATCTGGTTTTGTGTACGTTTTTTTTCTTTCAACTGCACAAGAAGATGATAAAGTTTTTCCCAGTGCTCCACGTTTAAGTATGCTAGGAAAGGATAGAGATTACGCTGTTCATCGAGGGTACTTTCCAATCTTCTTTTTCGTTGTTGAAGATGATTAGCCTTCTCCTGCAGCCGAACCTCTTCCTGGTTCAACTGCTTCCACTGCTCACGTAAATGATGGTACTCATTCATATGTGCATCATATAACTGCAGTTGTCTCCTCGCTTGTTCCATTTCTTCTACTGAAGTGGACTTCGTCACACTTTGTTCGAATGATTTCATAATTTTTTTGTGACAGCTGTAACTGTACAAGGCAAAACCAGCGGCTATGGCCAAACACAAGACGAATAGCCCCATTCCTTCCAGAAGCCCCCCCGACAGCCAGTGCAAGGGCCGCTATTACGCCTCCTAACAAACGTCTATTTCTTAATCCCGTTAAGTCCTGGTCAGACGTGGCTGCCATTTGATAACTCTTCTGCAACTTTTCTTCGTATTCTCTGGCTGTTTCCTCACTAATCCTCTCGTCCTCTATCGAATGTTTATGTTCTTCAATCTTTTGAAACTCCCGGGCGATATCATCTAATTGTTCCTTAATAAACGCTTCTTCTCGTTCTACTTCCTCTTTTTCCTTCTTCAATGCTCGCCATGTCTCTTCAATATAAAATGGCAGAGGGTATTCTTCAATTTCATCTGTATCAAAAGGAACATCGATGTGGCTTTTATATTCTTCCAGCTGTTCATTTAGTCGGCTAGTCTGTTGTAAAAGGCGTTCATGTTCGTAGAGAGCTTGCTCATACTTTGGATATCCAGATTCTACGAGCCTTCCTCCTTCACCTTCTTGAGATGGAACATACCCATCTTTCCAATGTTGAATGGAAGCTTCAAGTTCCTCTATATTTGTTTTCAATAGCTTTTGTTCTGATTGAAGAGGCAAAAGGACTTCCTTTACTTGTTGGTAACGCTCCACACCGGCTTCCGGAAAGGAAACCTTTTGTTGATTCTCTACTTCCGACTTTATTAAATGGTAATCAACAATAATAGCTCTAACTTTCAAGACCTGCTCCGTTATGTAGAGTTGATTGATTGTCTCCTTCCATTCCTTCTCCAACGTACTCATGCGTTCGTTCAATGTTTCTTTTGTTTTTTGCAGACGTAAGTAGACTTCTTCTTCTTCATCCAATGTCTTTTTCTTCTGCTGCAACTCTTCAACCACTTGAAGCTGTTCATTGATGAGTGGCTTTTTTCCTTGCGGCTTGAAACGTTCATCCATTTGTTTTTGCAGCCATTTTTCTGTCTGATAAATTTGATCAGATCCGGTTAACCCGATATTTAAAAGGACTTCACCAAGCTCATGACCGGATATATTCCTTAGCTCCATCAAGGCATCCGCATTAAAGCTATAGGTAGATTCAAAAACTCTACGTTCCATTCCATCCAGTAAATTTCGGAGCCAGGATTCATCCTTCTCTTCCCCTGTCTCCAAGTGACAGACCGCTTTTCCATTCTCATATTCGTGTGTTCTCTCAATCGTCACTCTGCCATACTCTGCCGTTAAAAGGACAAGGCGCCCACCCATGCTCCCTCCGGTTTTAGGTGTGAAAGAGAGCCTTTGCTTTGGAGGTAGTCCAAATAACATAAACAAGATAAACTCATAGAGCGTCGATTTTCCTGCTTCATTTTCACCTATGATGAGATGCGGGGATGAATCGGTTAAATCTAAAGAGTAATCCTTCCATTTCCCAAATCCGTATATGAATAAATGGATGATCTTCAAATCGTCCCCCTCCTCTCATGATTGATCATCCGTTCCATTAGTAATGATTTTGCCTGTTCAATGACATCCTTCGTTTCTTCATTATTCATCGGATGAATATACTTGGACACTTTCCGATGGTTGAACAAAGGAGTAAGCCACTGTTCTACTTCTTCTTCATTTAAATGTGAGATGGTCCGCAATAGTTCCCCTGTAAAATGAGAACCTCTCATTAACTCTTCTTCATCCCAGGTTGTGCGACTTTCGATTTTGACCTCCTCAATCCAGATCCAGTCATCGGAATCAAAATCTTCATTCTCATTAATAACCTCCACCCAGTCTTGAATATCCCCTTCAGTTCCTGCATATCCCAACAATGTGATCGTCAACATCACAGGAGAACCGGCAGCGACTTTTCC
This window harbors:
- a CDS encoding sporulation YhaL family protein, with the translated sequence MLFGLPIWVFLCIVFIFISGYMAIRAMRAEHNLEQEYIEREGQVYLKRIEKEKERRGKSAMMSD
- a CDS encoding GbsR/MarR family transcriptional regulator — its product is MNNTDWNKYEETIEQFIQVIAKNMSLYGVTPSIGRLYGVLYFSQEPMTLDDMREALEMSKTSMSTGVRALSDMKMVEPSFKKGVRKDLYKSEEDWYKSFTSLFGSRWRHHTETNIEEADEAIQELQELQEKTTDEELQAKITEDIDRLEYAQNYYRWLMRFIHVVESGEIFQYVPKIDQKDKK
- a CDS encoding ATP-binding protein, with product MKSFEQSVTKSTSVEEMEQARRQLQLYDAHMNEYHHLREQWKQLNQEEVRLQEKANHLQQRKRRLESTLDEQRNLYPFLAYLNVEHWEKLYHLLVQLKEKKRTQNQMLRDKEEQLSIMNDIQKNLEAFYKMKKWEFYEENMEQQWHRLKEWVQDQSQRRQKITHAEQQLESLYKRAKENKVKQSTYMEQQQDLFKEAGVEKEDDYYTKAKQNKKHEEQQNQLQDLERQLQRMLSESEQKDYHVWTEVPEERVLSARLERLKSEKKKVEDEQKKNQQAMADNQSAIQQLEHSDERSSITHKLHREKAELQKQSEEWAAYQLAWKALEKTKHAYKEKYLPRILRKATDYFYRLTDGNYTDVKISPDDDRIKVISKQGFTYYPMELSRGTKDQLYISFRMALGETMADDLSLPFLVDDAFVHFDQKRLHLMIELFEQLSKKHQVILFTWREDLEEVFQSPHVLRLSENQ
- a CDS encoding AAA family ATPase, which produces MKIIHLFIYGFGKWKDYSLDLTDSSPHLIIGENEAGKSTLYEFILFMLFGLPPKQRLSFTPKTGGSMGGRLVLLTAEYGRVTIERTHEYENGKAVCHLETGEEKDESWLRNLLDGMERRVFESTYSFNADALMELRNISGHELGEVLLNIGLTGSDQIYQTEKWLQKQMDERFKPQGKKPLINEQLQVVEELQQKKKTLDEEEEVYLRLQKTKETLNERMSTLEKEWKETINQLYITEQVLKVRAIIVDYHLIKSEVENQQKVSFPEAGVERYQQVKEVLLPLQSEQKLLKTNIEELEASIQHWKDGYVPSQEGEGGRLVESGYPKYEQALYEHERLLQQTSRLNEQLEEYKSHIDVPFDTDEIEEYPLPFYIEETWRALKKEKEEVEREEAFIKEQLDDIAREFQKIEEHKHSIEDERISEETAREYEEKLQKSYQMAATSDQDLTGLRNRRLLGGVIAALALAVGGASGRNGAIRLVFGHSRWFCLVQLQLSQKNYEIIRTKCDEVHFSRRNGTSEETTAVI